The genomic region GATCTTGCGGGAATTCTTTTCCGGCTTTTTTGTAGATTTCTTTGTATAATTCAACAACTTTTTTGAAATCTTCTGCTTCTAATTCGATGTCTAATTTAACACCTTTTTCTTCTTTTACTTTGTTTAATGCTTCTTCAAAGTCATGATGAGGAATACCTAATGCAACATCACCAAACATTTGCATAAATCTTCTGTAAGCGTCATATGCAAATCTTGGGTTTCCTGTGTTTTTTGCTAAAGCTTCGACTGTTTCATCGTTTAAACCCAAGTTTAAGATTGTGTCCATCATACCAGGCATTGATACAGCAGCACCTGATCTAACAGATACTAATAAAGGATTATCTTTATCTCCAAATTTTTTACCTGAAACTTCTTCTAATCTTTTTAATGCAGCTTCAACTTCTGCTTCTAATGTTTCTGGGAATGATCTATCGTGTTTCCAATAATAGTCACAAACTTCTGTTGTGATTGTGAAACCTGCAGGAACTGGTAACCCCATTCTTGCCATTTCTGCGAGGTTTGCACCTTTACCACCAAGTAAATTTTTCATTTTTGCGCTACCTTCAGCGATACCACCGCCGTAAAAATATACCATCTTTTCCATGTGTTTCTCCCTCCTTATCAAATGTAAAGGTCAATTTTCATCTTTTAGTTCTCTCATCATTAATTCATGAATAGCTTTTCTTGGATCTTTGTTTAAATAAAGAACTTCATAAGTCTTTTCAGTTATAGGCATTTCTATGTTTAAATCTTTAATTTCTTCATATAAGGCCTTAACAGTATAAACACCTTCAGCTACCATGTTCATATTTTCTATTATTTCATCTAATTTCTTTCCTCTTCCTATCATTTCACCAACATATCTATTTCTACTATGTTGGCTAGTACATGTTACGATTAAATCTCCAAGTCCAGCCAAACCAGAAAATGTATCTTTTTTTGCACCTTTTTTTATGCCATATCTTGTTATTTCTGCAAGTCCTCGCGTTATTAATGCAGCTTTTGAATTATCCCAGCCACCAATACCATCTATAATACCTGCAGAAATTGCTATTACATTTTTTATAGCTCCACCAAGCTCTACACCTACTATGTCATTATTAGTATATACTCTAAAAGAAACGTTGCTAAAATTTTCTTGGACAATTTTTGCTAATTCCATATTATTTGAAGCAGCAACAATACTTGTTGGTATATCTCGTGCAACTTCTTCAGCGTGGCTGGGGCCACTTAAAACAACATATTTATT from Marinitoga aeolica harbors:
- a CDS encoding NAD(P)H-dependent glycerol-3-phosphate dehydrogenase encodes the protein MNIGIIGSGSWGTSISKVLLNNGHNIKIWTRDEHVFNSLKNGENPYYLPGISIPKSIIPTLKLEEVISDSELIVLAIPAQAIRSIAEQIKPLYSNQIIVNLAKGLEISTQKRVSEILDEVLKINKYVVLSGPSHAEEVARDIPTSIVAASNNMELAKIVQENFSNVSFRVYTNNDIVGVELGGAIKNVIAISAGIIDGIGGWDNSKAALITRGLAEITRYGIKKGAKKDTFSGLAGLGDLIVTCTSQHSRNRYVGEMIGRGKKLDEIIENMNMVAEGVYTVKALYEEIKDLNIEMPITEKTYEVLYLNKDPRKAIHELMMRELKDEN